From a single Variovorax paradoxus genomic region:
- a CDS encoding VCBS domain-containing protein: protein MTTITGSNGNDLLTGTAGSDTINSGNGDDSVNGGAGNDSLNGGAGDDTLDGGSGSDQLNGGSGTDTLIYNVSENIAAGTKDVYTGGAGVDTLQLQFTRAQWLDSSTQTQIAAYLAHLAAVTNARTGEVSNGSASDFVFSFGSSTLTVQMTEALRILVDGVEMNPANEAVTALGDAGTTTEDGPGIQIHVLQNDLVPDLVKSLTLASAPTHGTATLVQPAMGDPSTWYFQYQPHAADFQHLAAGETATDTFSYEVKDADGGTGLATVTVTITGTNDGPVITAQDLAGAVSEQLAPAGTLSDSGVIGFSDLDLSDVHLVSATGTPLGSVLGSLTAVKNSDTTGTGTGGQLTWTYTVDATAVEYLAAGQTRVESFTITVNDQHGGIVTRQIDVTITGTNDVPTIGVADAAAAVTEDAAAPTLSDSGTITFDDADLSDAHSVSVAAGPGNTLGGVLTAGVSDAATGAGDGTVSWNYSVANAATQYLAQGQTATETFTVSIGDGHGGMVDQQITVTVTGTNDVPVIGGVASGAVSEEASTPNLSTGGTLTIADVDQGQSNFAAQTGTAGSNGYGSFTLAADGNWTYTANNGQGAIQQLGAGQSINDSFTAVSSDGTASRLVTVTITGTNDVPVIGGAASGAVSEDALTPNLSTGGALTIVDVDAGQSNFTVQAGTAGSNGYGSFTLAADGTWTYAADNGQAAIQQLGAGESISDSFTAVSFDGTASQLVTVTITGTNDVPVIGGVASGVLSEDASTPNLSTSGTLTIADVDAGQSSFTAQAGTVGSNGYGSFALAADGNWTYTADNSQAAIQQLGAGQSISESFTAVSSDGTASQLVTVTITGTNDVPVIGGVASGALSEDASAPNLSTSGALTIVDVDAGQSNFALQASTAGSNGYGSFTLAANGNWTYTANNGQAAIQQLGAGQSIIDSFTAVSSDGTASQLVTVTITGTNDVPVIGGVASGALSEDASTPNLSTGGALTIADVDQGQSNFAAQAGTAGSNGYGSFALAANGTWTYAADNSQAAIQQLAAGQSISDSFTAVSSDGTASRVVTVTITGTNDVPVIGGVASGALSEDASTPNLSTGGSLTIADVDQGQSNFAPQASTAGSSGYGSFALAADGTWTYAADNSQSAIQQLGAGQSISDSFTAVSFDGTASQVVTVTITGTNDVPVIGGVASGALSEDASTPNLSTGGVLTIADVDAGQSSFAAQAGTVGSDGYGSFNLLADGSWSYSANNSQAAIQQLGAGQSISDSFTAVSFDGTASQVVTVTIAGTNDVPVIGGVASGALSEDASTPNLSTGGVLTIADVDAGQSSFAAQAGIVGSDGYGSFDLLADGSWSYSANNSQAAIQQLGAGQSISDSFTAVSSDGTASQLVTVTIMGTNDVPVIAGVASGAVQEDVAVSGSSLAASGALTIIDVDAGQSNFAAQAGTAGSSGYGSFNLLADGSWTYTADNSQTVIQQLAAGQSISESFTAVSFDGTASQLVTVTITGTNDVPVIGGVASGAVNEDVSTPNLSTSGALTIADVDAGQSSFTAHAGVAGSNGYGSFTLAADGNWTYTADNSQAAIQQLGAGQSINDSFTAISSDGTASQVVTVTITGTNDVPVIGGVASGAAQEDVAVSGGSLATSGALTIADVDAGQSSFTPQASTTGSNGYGNFALAADGNWTYTADNSQAAIQQLGAGQSISESFTAVSSDGTASQLVTVTITGTNDVPVIGGVASGAVGEDASAPNLSTSGALTIADVDAGQSSFTAQAGTAGSNGYGSFALAADGNWTYTADNSQNAIQQLGTGQSISDSFTAVSSDGTASQLVTVTITGTNDVPVIGGVASGAVSEDASTPNLSTGGALTIADVDAGQSSFTAQAGAAGSNGYGSFTLAADGTWTYAADNSQAAIQKLGAGESISDSFTAVSFDGTASQLVTVTITGTNDVPVIGGVASGALSEDASTPNLSTGGALTIADVDAGQSSFTAQAGTAGSNGYGSFALATNGNWTYTANNGQAAIQQLAAGQSISDSFSAVSFDGTTSQVVTVTITGTNDVPVIGGVASGAVSEDASTPNLSTGGALTIADVDAGQSNFAPQESTAGGSGYGSFALAADGTWTYTADNSQAAIQQLGAGESISDSFTAVSFDGTASQLVTVTITGTNDVPVIGGVASGAVNEDASTPNLSTSGALTIADVDQGQSNFAAQTGTAGSNGYGSFALATDGNWTYTADNSQSAIQQLGAGQSLSDSFTAVSSDGTASQLVTVTITGTNDVPVIGGVASGAVGEDASAPNLSTSGALTIADVDAGQSNFAAQTGTAGSNGYGSFTLAADGNWTYAANNSQAAIQQLGAGQSISESFTAVSSDGTASQLVTVTITGTNDVPVIGGVASGAAQEDIAVAGGSLATSGALTIADVDAGQSNFAPQASTAGGNGYGSFTLAADGNWTYTADNSQAAIQQLAAGQSISDSFTAVSFDGTASQVVTVTITGTNDVPVIGGVASGALSEDASTPNLSTGGALTIADVDQGQSNFAPQASTAGSSGYGSFNLLADGSWTYTANNGQAAIQQLGAGQSISDSFTAVSSDGTASQLVTVTITGTNDVPVIGGVASGAVGEDASAPNLSTSGALTIADVDAGQSNFAAQTGTAGSNGYGSFTLAADGNWTYAANNSQAAIQQLGAGQSISESFTAVSSDGTASQLVTVTITGTNDVPVIGGVASGGVSEDASTPNLSTGGALTIADVDQGQSNFAPQASTGGSNGYGSFALAANGNWTYTANNAQAAIQQLAAGQSISDSFTAVSSDGTASRVVTVTIAGTNDAPVLSAAATPALGSVNEDAGGPIGAVGTLVTSLVNLNPPVGGLDNVTDADNGAITGIALTGVNATNGSWWYSTNGGANWAAVGPVSNSSSLLLAADANTRVYFQANSNFSGTVSDGITFRAWDQTSGVAGTTVSTVTNGGSSAFSSATDTASLTVSAVNDNPVAAADRIIVSSSTLVTLSVSSLLGNDTDIDGLALTITSVGSAVGISGLTLNAANGTISFTSGNTAGATAGSFQYTVSDGAGGTTTATATVDVRAVSTGNGADTIDLSATGTYQASYIDGRGGTDELTGGAAGDIFIGGTGNSADTLTGSAGNDLLVGGDGNDTLSGGGGNDVLRGGVGSNDSMDGGAGSEDLLDFSDGSVAVNFTLVQSAVLTSIANGTGGLGNNDEYQNIEGVIGTSLADTLTGSTSNDILRGGAGNDTLDGAGGADLLDFSDGTAGLTFTLTQSSSTTSFNASAAGLGTDGYKNFEGVIGTAFADTITGSASADQLRGGGGNDAISGLAGDDRIVGGTGADILTGGADNDTFVFDSAPNAVDSVTDFNASGSAASGDVIELSLGTFTAITTASGSTLSASEFASSNGGGAGDTVGAGVHVIYDSATGNLYYDSDGLGVANRTLVATLTLSNPADTFDSNDIKVGL from the coding sequence ATGACCACGATTACCGGCTCCAACGGCAATGATCTTCTCACCGGCACAGCCGGCAGCGACACCATCAACAGCGGCAATGGGGATGACAGCGTCAACGGCGGAGCCGGGAACGATTCATTGAACGGCGGTGCGGGAGACGACACGCTCGACGGCGGCAGCGGCAGCGATCAACTCAACGGCGGATCGGGGACCGACACCCTGATCTACAACGTGAGCGAGAACATCGCAGCGGGCACCAAGGACGTGTACACCGGCGGGGCGGGCGTCGATACGCTTCAGCTCCAGTTCACGCGGGCGCAGTGGCTGGACTCTTCCACCCAGACTCAGATCGCCGCCTATCTGGCCCATCTTGCGGCGGTGACCAATGCCAGGACCGGCGAGGTTTCCAACGGCTCGGCCAGCGATTTCGTTTTCAGCTTCGGGTCGTCCACGCTGACCGTCCAGATGACCGAAGCCCTGAGAATCCTTGTGGACGGGGTCGAGATGAATCCGGCCAACGAGGCGGTGACGGCGCTGGGCGATGCGGGCACCACGACCGAAGACGGCCCGGGGATCCAGATCCATGTGCTGCAGAACGATCTGGTTCCCGACCTGGTCAAGAGCTTGACGCTGGCCTCGGCCCCCACCCACGGGACGGCGACGCTTGTACAGCCCGCGATGGGCGATCCGTCGACCTGGTATTTCCAGTACCAGCCCCATGCAGCCGATTTCCAGCACCTGGCAGCGGGCGAGACCGCGACCGACACCTTCAGCTACGAGGTGAAGGACGCCGATGGCGGGACGGGGCTGGCCACGGTGACTGTCACCATCACCGGCACCAACGATGGTCCGGTGATCACAGCCCAGGACCTGGCGGGCGCGGTGAGCGAGCAGCTCGCACCGGCGGGCACGCTGAGCGACAGCGGCGTCATCGGCTTCAGCGACCTGGACCTGAGCGATGTGCACCTGGTGAGCGCCACGGGCACGCCGCTCGGCAGCGTGCTGGGCAGCCTGACAGCGGTCAAGAACAGCGACACCACGGGGACCGGCACGGGCGGCCAGCTCACCTGGACCTACACCGTGGACGCCACGGCCGTCGAATACCTGGCCGCGGGCCAGACCCGGGTCGAGAGCTTCACCATCACCGTGAACGACCAGCATGGCGGCATCGTCACCCGGCAGATCGACGTGACCATCACCGGCACCAACGACGTGCCGACGATCGGCGTGGCCGATGCCGCTGCGGCGGTGACCGAGGATGCGGCGGCGCCGACCCTGAGCGACAGCGGCACGATCACCTTCGACGACGCGGACCTGAGCGATGCGCACAGCGTCAGCGTGGCGGCCGGTCCAGGCAACACGCTGGGCGGGGTCCTGACGGCCGGCGTCAGCGATGCAGCCACAGGCGCGGGCGACGGCACGGTGAGCTGGAACTACAGCGTCGCCAACGCGGCCACGCAGTATCTGGCCCAGGGCCAGACGGCGACGGAAACCTTCACCGTCAGCATCGGCGATGGCCACGGCGGCATGGTCGATCAGCAGATCACCGTGACGGTGACTGGAACCAACGACGTGCCGGTGATTGGTGGGGTGGCCAGTGGCGCGGTCAGCGAGGAAGCCTCGACCCCGAACCTGAGCACCGGTGGTACGCTGACGATTGCCGATGTCGATCAGGGACAGTCGAACTTCGCGGCCCAGACCGGCACCGCCGGCAGCAACGGCTACGGCAGTTTCACGCTGGCGGCCGATGGCAACTGGACCTACACGGCCAACAATGGCCAGGGGGCGATCCAGCAGCTGGGTGCGGGTCAATCGATCAACGACAGTTTCACTGCTGTCTCGTCCGACGGGACCGCCAGCCGGTTGGTGACGGTGACCATCACTGGCACCAATGACGTGCCGGTGATCGGCGGGGCGGCCAGCGGTGCGGTGAGCGAGGATGCCTTGACCCCGAACTTGAGCACCGGCGGTGCGCTGACGATTGTCGATGTGGATGCAGGTCAGTCCAACTTCACAGTCCAGGCCGGCACTGCTGGCAGCAACGGCTACGGCAGTTTCACGCTGGCAGCCGACGGCACTTGGACTTATGCGGCCGACAACGGCCAAGCAGCGATCCAGCAGCTGGGCGCCGGCGAGTCGATCAGCGACAGCTTCACTGCAGTTTCCTTCGACGGCACGGCGAGCCAGCTGGTGACGGTGACCATCACTGGTACCAATGACGTGCCGGTGATCGGCGGCGTCGCCAGTGGCGTGCTGAGCGAGGACGCCTCGACACCAAACCTGAGCACCAGCGGTACGCTGACGATCGCTGATGTGGATGCGGGCCAGTCCAGCTTTACAGCCCAGGCTGGCACCGTCGGCAGCAACGGCTACGGCAGCTTCGCGCTGGCGGCCGACGGCAACTGGACCTACACGGCCGACAACAGCCAGGCGGCGATCCAGCAGCTGGGCGCGGGTCAATCGATCAGCGAGAGCTTCACCGCTGTGTCGTCCGATGGAACGGCTAGCCAGCTCGTGACGGTGACCATCACTGGCACCAACGACGTGCCGGTGATTGGCGGGGTGGCCAGCGGTGCGCTGAGCGAGGATGCCTCGGCGCCGAACCTGAGCACCAGCGGTGCGCTGACGATTGTGGATGTGGATGCGGGCCAGTCGAACTTCGCGCTTCAAGCGAGCACTGCCGGCAGCAACGGCTATGGCAGTTTCACGCTGGCGGCCAATGGCAACTGGACCTACACGGCCAACAACGGCCAAGCGGCGATCCAACAGCTGGGCGCAGGCCAATCGATCATCGACAGCTTTACCGCCGTGTCCTCCGACGGCACGGCCAGCCAACTCGTGACGGTGACCATCACCGGCACCAATGACGTGCCGGTGATCGGTGGCGTTGCGAGCGGCGCGCTGAGCGAGGATGCCTCGACACCGAACCTGAGCACGGGCGGTGCGCTGACGATCGCCGATGTCGACCAAGGCCAGTCGAACTTCGCGGCCCAGGCCGGCACCGCCGGCAGCAATGGCTACGGCAGCTTCGCACTGGCGGCCAACGGCACCTGGACTTATGCGGCCGACAACAGCCAAGCCGCGATCCAACAGCTGGCCGCAGGTCAATCGATCAGCGACAGCTTCACTGCAGTCTCGTCCGACGGGACAGCCAGCCGGGTGGTGACCGTGACCATTACCGGCACCAACGACGTGCCGGTGATCGGCGGGGTGGCCAGTGGCGCGCTGAGCGAGGATGCCTCGACACCGAACCTGAGCACTGGTGGTTCGCTGACGATTGCCGATGTCGACCAAGGCCAGTCGAACTTCGCGCCTCAAGCCAGCACTGCTGGCAGCAGCGGCTACGGCAGTTTCGCGCTGGCAGCCGACGGCACTTGGACTTATGCGGCCGACAACAGCCAAAGCGCGATCCAGCAGCTAGGCGCGGGTCAATCGATCAGCGATAGCTTCACTGCGGTGTCGTTCGACGGGACCGCCAGCCAAGTGGTGACCGTGACCATTACCGGCACCAACGACGTTCCGGTGATTGGCGGGGTGGCCAGCGGCGCGCTGAGCGAGGATGCCTCGACACCGAACCTGAGCACCGGTGGTGTGCTGACGATTGCCGATGTGGATGCGGGCCAGTCCAGCTTCGCGGCCCAGGCTGGCACCGTCGGCAGCGATGGCTACGGCAGCTTCAACTTGCTGGCTGATGGCAGCTGGAGCTACAGCGCCAACAACAGCCAGGCGGCGATCCAGCAGCTGGGCGCAGGCCAATCGATCAGCGATAGCTTCACTGCGGTGTCGTTCGACGGGACCGCCAGCCAAGTGGTGACCGTGACCATTGCCGGCACCAACGACGTTCCGGTGATTGGCGGGGTGGCCAGCGGCGCGCTGAGCGAGGATGCCTCGACACCGAACCTGAGCACCGGTGGTGTGCTGACGATTGCCGATGTGGATGCGGGCCAGTCCAGCTTCGCGGCCCAGGCTGGCATCGTCGGCAGCGATGGCTACGGCAGCTTCGACTTGCTGGCTGATGGCAGCTGGAGCTACAGCGCCAACAACAGCCAGGCGGCGATCCAACAGCTGGGCGCTGGACAATCAATCAGCGACAGCTTCACTGCCGTGTCCTCCGACGGCACGGCCAGCCAACTGGTGACGGTGACCATCATGGGCACCAATGACGTGCCGGTGATTGCTGGTGTGGCCAGCGGCGCAGTGCAGGAAGACGTTGCGGTTTCCGGGAGCAGCCTCGCGGCCAGCGGCGCGCTGACGATCATCGATGTGGATGCAGGCCAGTCCAACTTCGCGGCCCAGGCCGGCACTGCCGGCAGCAGTGGCTACGGCAGCTTCAACTTGCTGGCTGATGGCAGTTGGACCTACACGGCCGACAACAGTCAGACGGTGATCCAGCAGCTGGCCGCGGGTCAATCGATCAGCGAGAGCTTCACCGCAGTCTCCTTCGACGGCACGGCCAGCCAGCTGGTGACGGTGACCATCACTGGCACCAACGACGTTCCGGTGATCGGTGGGGTGGCCAGCGGTGCGGTGAACGAGGATGTCTCGACGCCGAATCTGAGCACCAGTGGCGCGCTGACGATTGCCGATGTGGATGCGGGCCAGTCCAGCTTTACAGCCCACGCCGGCGTCGCTGGCAGCAACGGCTACGGCAGTTTCACGCTGGCAGCCGACGGCAACTGGACCTACACGGCCGACAACAGCCAAGCAGCGATCCAGCAGCTTGGTGCCGGCCAATCGATCAACGACAGCTTTACTGCAATCTCGTCCGATGGGACGGCCAGCCAAGTGGTGACGGTAACGATCACTGGCACCAACGACGTGCCGGTGATTGGCGGCGTTGCGAGCGGCGCAGCGCAAGAAGACGTTGCGGTGTCCGGTGGCAGCCTCGCGACCAGCGGTGCGCTGACGATCGCCGATGTGGATGCGGGCCAGTCCAGCTTCACGCCCCAAGCAAGCACCACTGGCAGCAACGGCTACGGCAACTTCGCGCTGGCGGCCGATGGCAACTGGACCTACACCGCCGACAACAGCCAGGCGGCGATCCAGCAGTTGGGCGCGGGTCAATCGATCAGCGAGAGCTTCACCGCGGTGTCCTCCGACGGCACGGCCAGCCAACTTGTGACCGTGACCATTACCGGCACCAACGACGTTCCGGTGATCGGCGGCGTTGCGAGTGGCGCGGTCGGCGAGGATGCCTCGGCACCGAACCTGAGCACCAGCGGTGCGCTGACGATCGCCGATGTGGATGCAGGACAGTCCAGCTTCACAGCCCAGGCCGGCACTGCCGGCAGCAACGGCTACGGCAGCTTCGCGCTGGCGGCTGACGGCAACTGGACCTACACGGCCGACAACAGCCAAAACGCGATCCAGCAACTGGGCACTGGTCAATCAATCAGCGACAGCTTCACCGCTGTGTCGTCCGATGGAACGGCTAGCCAGCTCGTGACCGTGACCATCACAGGCACTAACGACGTTCCGGTGATTGGCGGCGTAGCCAGTGGTGCGGTGAGCGAAGATGCCTCGACGCCGAACCTGAGCACCGGCGGTGCGCTGACGATCGCCGATGTCGATGCAGGACAGTCCAGCTTCACAGCCCAGGCCGGCGCCGCCGGCAGCAACGGCTACGGCAGTTTCACGCTGGCAGCCGACGGCACTTGGACTTATGCGGCCGACAACAGCCAAGCAGCGATCCAGAAGCTGGGCGCCGGCGAGTCGATCAGCGACAGCTTCACTGCAGTTTCCTTCGACGGCACGGCGAGCCAGCTCGTGACGGTGACGATCACCGGCACCAACGACGTGCCGGTGATCGGCGGCGTTGCGAGCGGCGCGCTGAGCGAGGATGCCTCGACCCCGAACCTGAGCACGGGCGGTGCGCTGACGATCGCCGATGTCGATGCAGGGCAGTCCAGCTTCACAGCCCAGGCCGGCACCGCCGGCAGCAATGGCTACGGCAGCTTCGCACTGGCGACCAATGGCAACTGGACCTACACGGCCAACAATGGCCAGGCGGCTATCCAGCAGCTGGCCGCGGGCCAGTCGATCAGCGATAGCTTCAGTGCGGTGTCGTTCGACGGGACCACCAGCCAGGTGGTGACCGTGACCATTACCGGCACCAACGACGTTCCAGTGATCGGCGGCGTCGCCAGCGGTGCGGTGAGCGAAGATGCCTCGACGCCGAACCTGAGCACCGGCGGTGCGCTGACGATCGCCGACGTGGATGCGGGCCAGTCGAACTTCGCACCCCAAGAGAGCACCGCTGGCGGCAGCGGCTACGGCAGTTTCGCGCTGGCAGCCGACGGCACCTGGACCTACACGGCCGACAACAGCCAAGCAGCGATCCAGCAGCTGGGCGCCGGCGAGTCGATCAGCGACAGCTTCACTGCAGTTTCCTTCGACGGCACGGCGAGCCAGCTCGTGACGGTGACCATCACCGGCACCAACGACGTGCCGGTGATCGGCGGCGTTGCGAGCGGCGCGGTGAACGAGGACGCCTCGACACCGAACTTGAGCACCAGCGGCGCGTTGACGATTGCCGATGTCGATCAAGGACAGTCGAACTTCGCGGCCCAGACCGGCACTGCCGGCAGCAATGGCTACGGCAGCTTCGCGCTGGCGACCGATGGCAACTGGACCTACACGGCCGACAACAGCCAAAGCGCGATCCAGCAACTGGGCGCCGGCCAGTCGCTCAGTGACAGCTTCACCGCGGTGTCGTCCGACGGCACGGCCAGCCAACTTGTGACCGTAACCATTACCGGGACCAACGACGTTCCGGTGATCGGCGGCGTTGCGAGCGGCGCGGTCGGCGAGGATGCCTCGGCACCGAACTTGAGCACCAGCGGCGCGCTGACGATCGCCGATGTGGATGCAGGACAGTCGAACTTCGCGGCCCAGACCGGCACCGCCGGCAGCAACGGCTACGGCAGCTTTACATTGGCAGCCGACGGCAACTGGACCTACGCCGCCAACAACAGCCAGGCGGCGATCCAGCAACTGGGCGCGGGTCAATCGATCAGCGAGAGCTTCACCGCGGTGTCGTCCGACGGTACGGCCAGCCAGCTCGTGACCGTGACGATTACCGGGACCAACGATGTGCCGGTCATCGGCGGCGTTGCCAGCGGCGCGGCGCAAGAAGATATTGCGGTGGCGGGGGGCAGCCTCGCGACCAGCGGTGCGCTGACGATCGCTGATGTGGATGCGGGCCAGTCGAACTTCGCGCCCCAAGCGAGCACCGCTGGCGGTAACGGCTACGGCAGTTTCACGCTGGCAGCCGACGGTAACTGGACCTACACGGCCGACAACAGCCAAGCAGCAATCCAACAGCTGGCAGCAGGTCAATCGATCAGCGACAGCTTCACTGCAGTGTCGTTCGACGGGACCGCCAGCCAAGTGGTGACCGTGACCATTACCGGCACCAACGACGTGCCGGTGATCGGCGGGGTGGCCAGTGGCGCGCTGAGCGAGGATGCCTCGACACCGAACCTGAGCACCGGCGGTGCGCTGACGATTGCCGATGTCGACCAAGGCCAGTCGAACTTCGCGCCTCAAGCGAGCACTGCTGGCAGCAGCGGCTACGGCAGCTTCAACTTGCTGGCTGATGGCAGTTGGACCTACACGGCCAACAATGGTCAGGCGGCGATCCAGCAGCTGGGCGCGGGTCAATCGATCAGCGACAGCTTCACCGCGGTGTCCTCCGACGGCACGGCCAGCCAACTTGTGACCGTGACCATTACCGGGACCAACGACGTTCCGGTGATCGGCGGCGTTGCGAGCGGCGCGGTCGGCGAGGATGCCTCGGCACCGAACTTGAGCACCAGCGGCGCGCTGACGATCGCCGATGTGGATGCAGGACAGTCGAACTTCGCGGCCCAGACCGGCACCGCCGGCAGCAACGGCTACGGCAGCTTTACATTGGCAGCCGACGGCAACTGGACCTACGCCGCCAACAACAGCCAGGCGGCGATCCAGCAACTGGGCGCGGGTCAATCGATCAGCGAGAGCTTCACCGCGGTGTCGTCCGACGGCACGGCCAGCCAGCTCGTGACGGTGACCATCACTGGCACTAACGATGTTCCGGTGATCGGCGGCGTCGCGAGCGGTGGGGTGAGCGAGGATGCCTCGACACCGAACCTGAGCACTGGTGGTGCGCTCACGATTGCCGATGTCGACCAAGGCCAGTCGAACTTCGCGCCGCAGGCGAGCACCGGCGGCAGCAACGGCTACGGCAGCTTCGCGCTGGCGGCCAATGGCAACTGGACCTACACGGCCAACAATGCCCAGGCGGCGATCCAGCAGCTGGCCGCAGGCCAATCGATCAGCGACAGCTTCACTGCAGTCTCGTCCGACGGGACAGCCAGCAGGGTGGTGACCGTGACCATCGCCGGCACCAACGATGCACCGGTCCTGAGTGCTGCCGCGACACCCGCTCTGGGGTCGGTCAACGAGGATGCCGGCGGACCGATCGGGGCCGTCGGGACGCTCGTAACGAGCTTGGTGAATCTGAATCCGCCGGTCGGCGGCCTCGACAACGTGACCGACGCGGACAACGGCGCCATCACCGGCATCGCATTGACGGGCGTGAATGCCACCAACGGAAGCTGGTGGTATTCCACCAACGGCGGCGCCAACTGGGCGGCCGTGGGGCCGGTGTCGAACTCTTCGTCACTGCTGTTGGCCGCGGACGCGAACACGCGTGTCTACTTCCAGGCGAATTCGAACTTCAGCGGGACGGTCAGCGATGGCATCACCTTCCGCGCCTGGGACCAGACGAGCGGCGTGGCTGGCACCACGGTGAGCACCGTGACGAATGGAGGAAGCTCTGCGTTCTCGAGCGCCACCGACACGGCAAGCCTCACAGTCAGCGCGGTGAACGACAACCCGGTCGCCGCGGCCGACAGGATCATCGTATCGAGCAGCACGCTCGTCACGCTGTCGGTGAGTTCGCTGCTCGGCAACGACACCGACATCGACGGTCTCGCCTTGACGATCACCAGCGTCGGCAGCGCGGTCGGAATTTCCGGCCTGACCCTGAACGCCGCCAACGGGACGATCAGCTTTACCAGCGGCAACACGGCGGGCGCCACGGCCGGCAGTTTCCAGTACACCGTGTCGGACGGCGCGGGGGGCACCACCACGGCGACGGCGACGGTTGACGTCAGAGCCGTGTCCACTGGAAACGGCGCCGACACGATCGATCTCAGCGCGACCGGCACGTACCAGGCCTCCTACATCGATGGCCGCGGCGGTACCGACGAGCTGACGGGTGGTGCGGCCGGTGACATCTTCATCGGGGGGACCGGCAACAGTGCCGACACGCTGACTGGCTCCGCTGGCAACGACCTTCTGGTCGGTGGCGACGGCAACGACACGCTGTCGGGGGGCGGTGGCAACGATGTGCTGCGAGGCGGCGTCGGCAGCAACGATTCGATGGACGGCGGCGCCGGCAGCGAGGACCTGCTCGACTTCTCGGACGGGAGCGTGGCGGTCAATTTCACGCTGGTCCAGAGTGCGGTGTTGACCAGCATCGCCAACGGCACCGGCGGACTCGGCAACAACGACGAATACCAGAACATCGAAGGCGTGATCGGCACCAGCCTGGCCGACACCCTCACCGGCAGCACCTCGAACGACATCCTCCGCGGCGGCGCCGGAAACGATACGCTCGACGGTGCGGGCGGCGCAGACCTGCTCGACTTTTCGGACGGCACAGCCGGGCTCACGTTCACGTTGACGCAAAGCAGCAGCACGACAAGCTTCAATGCCAGCGCCGCCGGGCTCGGCACCGACGGCTACAAGAACTTCGAGGGCGTCATCGGCACGGCCTTCGCCGACACGATTACCGGTTCGGCGTCGGCCGACCAGTTGCGCGGCGGCGGCGGCAACGATGCGATCAGCGGCCTTGCGGGCGACGACCGCATCGTCGGCGGGACCGGCGCCGACATACTTACCGGTGGGGCGGACAACGACACCTTCGTCTTCGACTCGGCACCCAACGCAGTGGACTCGGTCACCGACTTCAATGCTTCGGGATCGGCGGCGAGCGGCGACGTGATCGAGCTGTCGCTCGGAACCTTCACGGCAATCACCACCGCAAGCGGCAGCACGCTGTCCGCATCCGAATTCGCGTCCTCGAACGGCGGTGGCGCGGGAGACACGGTGGGCGCGGGCGTGCATGTGATCTACGACAGCGCGACGGGCAACCTGTACTACGACTCCGACGGCCTGGGCGTCGCCAACCGCACACTGGTGGCGACATTGACGCTGAGCAATCCGGCCGACACCTTCGACAGCAACGACATCAAGGTCGGCCTGTGA
- a CDS encoding beta-1,6-N-acetylglucosaminyltransferase, protein MTADEMYCHRDMSPVFLLLVHADPQQAKRLLRRLVSVGRCIVHVDAKADLSAFRIEDPRVAYVQDRVDVRWGAISQIDATLRLMRAALALCEASQVSHFMLLSGNCYPLRSLEEFGSFSQLHADTNFIKMIPLASTRKLHERVRHFWFYQDLPVDGRKFTLVRLSRGLLQFVGKLGRRSFPLFAQWHFGSQWWALTPEAVGYLVSYPHEAAVKRFLRFSKAPDEIYFHTLLAHSPLRHTVEPVVGNGVWDAANLHLIDPSLSRWFHTSDYEEIVASGKWFVRKVGSGISSDLCDRLDGNGNLVADTGKETA, encoded by the coding sequence GTGACAGCCGACGAGATGTACTGCCATCGTGACATGAGTCCGGTATTTCTATTGCTTGTTCATGCGGATCCACAGCAGGCAAAGCGCTTGTTGCGGCGGCTCGTTTCGGTCGGCCGCTGCATTGTTCATGTCGATGCCAAGGCCGATCTTTCCGCATTCCGCATCGAAGATCCTCGTGTGGCCTACGTGCAAGACCGTGTCGACGTGCGCTGGGGCGCCATCTCCCAGATCGATGCCACCCTGAGGCTCATGCGCGCCGCGCTCGCCCTGTGCGAGGCGTCGCAGGTGAGCCATTTCATGCTGCTCTCGGGCAACTGCTATCCACTGCGTTCGCTGGAGGAATTCGGCAGCTTTTCGCAATTGCATGCAGACACGAATTTCATCAAGATGATTCCGCTCGCGAGCACGCGCAAGCTGCATGAACGCGTTCGTCACTTCTGGTTCTATCAGGACCTTCCGGTGGATGGACGGAAATTCACCCTGGTGCGGCTTTCGCGCGGCCTGTTGCAATTCGTCGGCAAGCTCGGGCGCCGTTCTTTTCCACTCTTTGCGCAGTGGCACTTCGGCTCGCAGTGGTGGGCGCTGACCCCCGAAGCCGTGGGCTATCTCGTTTCATACCCTCACGAAGCGGCGGTGAAGCGCTTCCTGCGGTTTTCCAAGGCGCCCGATGAAATCTACTTTCATACCCTGCTGGCCCACTCTCCGTTGCGCCACACCGTGGAGCCCGTTGTCGGAAACGGCGTCTGGGACGCGGCGAACCTGCACCTGATCGATCCTTCGCTGTCGCGCTGGTTTCACACGTCGGACTACGAGGAGATCGTCGCGTCGGGCAAGTGGTTCGTGCGCAAGGTCGGCAGCGGCATCTCCAGCGATCTCTGCGACAGGCTGGACGGCAACGGCAACCTGGTCGCGGATACCGGCAAAGAGACCGCGTAG